In Prunus dulcis chromosome 2, ALMONDv2, whole genome shotgun sequence, a single genomic region encodes these proteins:
- the LOC117617731 gene encoding cell death-related nuclease 4-like, whose translation MMALEQTENMQRNCEASLKCLHNKGFPYNLQCNGNPIEGFAEHKDDISTHPGGDVAEPDRPVGGEFLEPPTECHNKPTYHHDFGYWSTFHFDSQKVQQCQINAFESQFHPFPVENRFNYVPLNMFAQSYPNEFQFQDFQYFVVIDFEATCDKDRNPHPQEIIEFPSVIVSSVTGQLEACFQTYVRPTCNQLLSDFCKDLTGIQQIQVDRGVTLSEALLRHDKWLEKKGIKNTNFAVVTWSNWDCRVMLESECRFKKIRKPPYFNRWINLKVPFREVFGGVRCNLKEAVQMAGLAWQGRAHCGLDDAKNTARLLSLLMRRGFRFAITNSLVWQTADRPLTLKQSSEHLSLPHHPLKLKDMSIPLFQYHHPICFCGVKSSRGMVRKPGPKQGSFFFGCGNWTATRGARCHYFEWSSP comes from the exons ATGATGGCCCTTGAACAAACAG AAAATATGCAAAGGAACTGCGAGGCTTCCTTAAAATGCCTCCACAACAAGGGATTCCCTTACAACCTCCAATGTAATGGGAATCCCATTGAAGGATTTGCAGAGCATAAAGATGATATTAGTACTCACCCAGGTGGGGATGTTGCTGAGCCAGACCGTCCTGTGGGCGGTGAATTTCTTGAACCTCCAACTGAATGTCACAACAAACCTACCTACCATCATGATTTTGGATACTGGTCAACCTTCCATTTTGACTCCCAAAAGGTGCAACAGTGCCAGATAAATGCTTTTGAGAGCCAGTTTCATCCCTTTCCTGTGGAAAATCGATTTAACTATGTCCCACTCAATATGTTTGCTCAAAGTTACCCAAATGAGTTCCAGTTCCAAGATTTTCAGTATTTTGTGGTAATAGACTTTGAGGCTACCTGCGATAAGGATAGAAATCCCCATCCTCAAGAGATAATCGAGTTTCCATCTGTGATAGTGAGTAGTGTGACAGGCCAACTGGAAGCATGTTTTCAGACTTATGTGCGGCCAACCTGCAACCAGCTCCTGAGTGATTTCTGCAAGGATCTGACAGGAATCCAGCAAATTCAG GTGGATAGAGGAGTTACCTTAAGCGAGGCCCTTCTTAGGCATGACAAATGGCTTGAGAAGAAGGGAATAAAGAACACCAACTTTGCTGTTGTGACATGGTCAAACTGGGACTGTCGGGTTATGTTGGAATCTGAGTGTCGATTCAAGAAAATTCGAAAGCCTCCTTATTTTAACAG ATGGATCAACCTAAAGGTTCCTTTCCGGGAGGTTTTCGGTGGTGTTAGGTGCAACCTGAAGGAGGCAGTTCAAATGGCAGGCTTGGCATGGCAGGGCCGTGCTCACTGTGGCCTGGATGATGCGAAAAACACTGCTCGCCTACTCTCTCTGCTTATGCGTAGGGGCTTCAGATTCGCCATTACAAACTCTTTGGTGTGGCAGACTGCTGATCGCCCATTGACATTGAAGCAATCCTCAGAGCACCTGTCACTGCCACATCACCCCCTGAAACTGAAGGATATGAGTATTCCTCTGTTCCAGTATCATCACCCAATCTGTTTCTGTGGGGTGAAGAGCAGCAGAGGTATGGTTCGGAAGCCAGGTCCAAAGCAAGGGAGCTTCTTCTTTGGCTGTGGGAACTGGACCGCCACTAGAGGTGCCCGCTGCCATTACTTTGAATGGTCTTCTCCATGA
- the LOC117620094 gene encoding probable protein arginine N-methyltransferase 3 isoform X2: MAKNGTEYEPTFTDDDDEESEELQDWNDWDAKEEEEEEGPDFLCFFCDFRYSSCDDFFDHCSSTHHFDFRAIRKALGLNFYGSFKLINFVRSQVVENRCWSCGLTCQSNQDLQNHLHETVNFKDVTPLWDNDEYLKPFLQDDSVLYSFGEDEEGEDDYTAVVDKEELMSDLRHFEEICIDHDIHVEKIAIDFDTSYESGKSNVASSSNGYSNNEDSPGKVTINGMDSGEHVESAGRKTKENKLRAYIPNHGSKDVKNINDDYFGAYSSFGIHREMISDKVRMDAYRQAILKNPSLLKSAVVMDVGCGTGILSLFAAQAGASKVFAVEASEKMAAVATQIAKDNGLLWSNSPGDSTNHGTGVIEVVQGFGKGATSLPFWENVYGFNMSCVGKELFEGASKIPFVDSVDDHGLVTSAAVLQSFDLVTMKPDEVDFTANVELEPNLGGAAGSLTDLKSETTWCFGVVLWFETGFTSRFCKEMPAVLSTSPYTPKTHWLQTILTFKEPIAVTSGKSNIDKSAAVGTEACPAVRIPLRISIARASQHRNIDISLETAGVDAHSRKRNWPVQIFNLG; the protein is encoded by the exons ATGGCAAAGAACGGTACCGAATACGAACCCACATTCACAGATGACGATGATGAAGAATCCGAAGAGCTCCAAGACTGGAACGATTGGGatgcaaaagaagaagaagaagaagagggccCAGACTTCCTGTGTTTCTTCTGTGACTTCAGGTACAGTTCGTGCGATGACTTCTTCGACCACTGCAGTTCGACCCACCATTTCGATTTTCGCGCCATTCGGAAAGCGCTGGGTCTGAATTTCTACGGCTCCTTCAAGCTCATTAACTTCGTTCGCTCTCAG GTTGTGGAAAATAGATGTTGGAGTTGCGGGCTAACTTGTCAGTCCAACCAAGATCTACAGAATCATTTGCATGAAACAGTCAATTTCAAAGACGTTACACCTCTGTGGGATAATGATGAATATCTTAAACCTTTCTTGCAAGATGATTCGGTATTGTATAGTTTTggtgaagatgaagaaggtgAAGATGACTACACTGCAGTAGTTGACAAGGAGGAACTTATGAGTGATTTGAGGCATTTTGAAGAGATATGCATTGATCATGATATTCACGTGGAAAAGATTGCGATTGATTTTGATACCTCTTATGAAAGTGGGAAAAGCAATGTTGCTTCATCATCCAATGGCTACTCAAACAATGAGGATTCTCCCGGGAAGGTGACTATCAATGGTATGGATTCAGGAGAACATGTTGAGTCAGCTGGcagaaagacaaaagaaaataaactaaGAGCATATATTCCAAATCATGGTTCAAAGGATGTCAAGAATATCAATGATGATTATTTTGGCGCTTACAGTTCATTTGGCATTCACAGAGAGATGATCAGTGATAAG GTAAGAATGGATGCTTATAGACAAGCTATTTTAAAGAATCCCTCTCTCCTAAAGAGTGCTGTCGTGATGGATGTAGGTTGTGGCACAGGTATACTAAG TCTCTTTGCAGCCCAAGCAGGGGCTTCAAAAGTATTTGCTGTTGAAGCAAGCGAGAAGATGGCTGCTGTGGCAACTCAG ATAGCGAAAGATAATGGTCTTTTGTGGAGTAACAGCCCTGGTGATAGTACTAACCATGGCACTGGGGTAATAGAAGTGGTTCAAG GATTTGGAAAAGGAGCTACTAGTCTTCCATTTTGGGAAAATGTGTATGGTTTCAACATGTCCTGTGTTGGCAAGGAGCTTTTTGAAGGTGCTTCCAAAATCCCTTTTGTAGATTCCGTGGATGATCATGGTTTAGTGACCAGTGCTGCTGTTCTCCAG AGCTTTGACTTGGTGACAATGAAGCCGGATGAAGTCGATTTTACTGCAAATGTTGAGTTGGAACCAAACTTGGGTGGTGCAGCCGGCAGCTTAACTGATTTGAAATCTGAAACAACCTGGTGTTTTGGAGTTGTGTTGTGGTTTGAGACTGGTTTTACCAGCAGGTTCTGCAAAGAAATGCCAGCTGTTCTGTCCACATCCCCATATACTCCCAAAACGCACTGGTTGCAAACAATCTTGACATTCAAGGAACCAATTGCTGTGACATCAGGAAAATCTAACATTGACAAATCAGCAGCGGTTGGCACTGAAGCTTGTCCTGCTGTGAGGATTCCTCTGCGCATAAGCATTGCTCGGGCTTCTCAACATCGTAACATTGACATTTCCTTAGAAACTGCTGGAGTTGATGCTCACAGTCGGAAACGAAACTGGCCTGTGCAAATTTTTAATCTAGGTTAG
- the LOC117620094 gene encoding probable protein arginine N-methyltransferase 3 isoform X1, with translation MAKNGTEYEPTFTDDDDEESEELQDWNDWDAKEEEEEEGPDFLCFFCDFRYSSCDDFFDHCSSTHHFDFRAIRKALGLNFYGSFKLINFVRSQVVENRCWSCGLTCQSNQDLQNHLHETVNFKDVTPLWDNDEYLKPFLQDDSVLYSFGEDEEGEDDYTAVVDKEELMSDLRHFEEICIDHDIHVEKIAIDFDTSYESGKSNVASSSNGYSNNEDSPGKVTINGMDSGEHVESAGRKTKENKLRAYIPNHGSKDVKNINDDYFGAYSSFGIHREMISDKVRMDAYRQAILKNPSLLKSAVVMDVGCGTGILSLFAAQAGASKVFAVEASEKMAAVATQIAKDNGLLWSNSPGDSTNHGTGVIEVVQGMVEELDKSRLIQPHSVDVLVSEWMGYCLLYETMLSSVLFARDQWLKPGGAILPDTATIFVAGFGKGATSLPFWENVYGFNMSCVGKELFEGASKIPFVDSVDDHGLVTSAAVLQSFDLVTMKPDEVDFTANVELEPNLGGAAGSLTDLKSETTWCFGVVLWFETGFTSRFCKEMPAVLSTSPYTPKTHWLQTILTFKEPIAVTSGKSNIDKSAAVGTEACPAVRIPLRISIARASQHRNIDISLETAGVDAHSRKRNWPVQIFNLG, from the exons ATGGCAAAGAACGGTACCGAATACGAACCCACATTCACAGATGACGATGATGAAGAATCCGAAGAGCTCCAAGACTGGAACGATTGGGatgcaaaagaagaagaagaagaagagggccCAGACTTCCTGTGTTTCTTCTGTGACTTCAGGTACAGTTCGTGCGATGACTTCTTCGACCACTGCAGTTCGACCCACCATTTCGATTTTCGCGCCATTCGGAAAGCGCTGGGTCTGAATTTCTACGGCTCCTTCAAGCTCATTAACTTCGTTCGCTCTCAG GTTGTGGAAAATAGATGTTGGAGTTGCGGGCTAACTTGTCAGTCCAACCAAGATCTACAGAATCATTTGCATGAAACAGTCAATTTCAAAGACGTTACACCTCTGTGGGATAATGATGAATATCTTAAACCTTTCTTGCAAGATGATTCGGTATTGTATAGTTTTggtgaagatgaagaaggtgAAGATGACTACACTGCAGTAGTTGACAAGGAGGAACTTATGAGTGATTTGAGGCATTTTGAAGAGATATGCATTGATCATGATATTCACGTGGAAAAGATTGCGATTGATTTTGATACCTCTTATGAAAGTGGGAAAAGCAATGTTGCTTCATCATCCAATGGCTACTCAAACAATGAGGATTCTCCCGGGAAGGTGACTATCAATGGTATGGATTCAGGAGAACATGTTGAGTCAGCTGGcagaaagacaaaagaaaataaactaaGAGCATATATTCCAAATCATGGTTCAAAGGATGTCAAGAATATCAATGATGATTATTTTGGCGCTTACAGTTCATTTGGCATTCACAGAGAGATGATCAGTGATAAG GTAAGAATGGATGCTTATAGACAAGCTATTTTAAAGAATCCCTCTCTCCTAAAGAGTGCTGTCGTGATGGATGTAGGTTGTGGCACAGGTATACTAAG TCTCTTTGCAGCCCAAGCAGGGGCTTCAAAAGTATTTGCTGTTGAAGCAAGCGAGAAGATGGCTGCTGTGGCAACTCAG ATAGCGAAAGATAATGGTCTTTTGTGGAGTAACAGCCCTGGTGATAGTACTAACCATGGCACTGGGGTAATAGAAGTGGTTCAAGGTATGGTTGAGGAGCTTGATAAATCCAGACTAATTCAACCTCATAGCGTTGATGTGTTAGTGAGTGAATGGATGGGGTATTGCCTACTTTATGAGACAATGCTCAGTTCAGTGCTTTTTGCACGGGATCAGTGGTTGAAACCTGGTGGTGCCATTCTCCCTGACACAGCAACTATT ttTGTTGCAGGATTTGGAAAAGGAGCTACTAGTCTTCCATTTTGGGAAAATGTGTATGGTTTCAACATGTCCTGTGTTGGCAAGGAGCTTTTTGAAGGTGCTTCCAAAATCCCTTTTGTAGATTCCGTGGATGATCATGGTTTAGTGACCAGTGCTGCTGTTCTCCAG AGCTTTGACTTGGTGACAATGAAGCCGGATGAAGTCGATTTTACTGCAAATGTTGAGTTGGAACCAAACTTGGGTGGTGCAGCCGGCAGCTTAACTGATTTGAAATCTGAAACAACCTGGTGTTTTGGAGTTGTGTTGTGGTTTGAGACTGGTTTTACCAGCAGGTTCTGCAAAGAAATGCCAGCTGTTCTGTCCACATCCCCATATACTCCCAAAACGCACTGGTTGCAAACAATCTTGACATTCAAGGAACCAATTGCTGTGACATCAGGAAAATCTAACATTGACAAATCAGCAGCGGTTGGCACTGAAGCTTGTCCTGCTGTGAGGATTCCTCTGCGCATAAGCATTGCTCGGGCTTCTCAACATCGTAACATTGACATTTCCTTAGAAACTGCTGGAGTTGATGCTCACAGTCGGAAACGAAACTGGCCTGTGCAAATTTTTAATCTAGGTTAG